A genomic region of Bactrocera dorsalis isolate Fly_Bdor chromosome 3, ASM2337382v1, whole genome shotgun sequence contains the following coding sequences:
- the LOC105230546 gene encoding diptericin A, with amino-acid sequence MSVKVLILICFLSAVLAYPRDDRQDQWRQNPQPPQRQPQFNLQGGGSPKQGIDLSLDTRVPVWQSHNGRHEFDATGQYSQHLGGRYGNSPPNWGVGGQYTFRF; translated from the exons atgtccGTGAAAGTAttgattttaatttgctttttgaGCGCAGTTCTAGCTTATCCCAGAGATGATCGACAGGATCAGTGGCGCCAA AACCCACAGCCGCCCCAAAGACAGCCTCAGTTCAATTTACAGGGAGGTGGTAGTCCCAAGCAAGGCATAGATTTGAGTCTTGACACGCGTGTGCCCGTCTGGCAAAGCCATAATGGCAGACACGAATTCGACGCCACCGGACAGTATTCGCAACATTTGGGCGGACGATATGGCAATAGCCCTCCCAATTGGGGAGTGGGCGGCCAGTACACTTTTAGGTTTTAA
- the LOC105230545 gene encoding uncharacterized protein LOC105230545, with amino-acid sequence MKSAASFVLLLLCLCICLIGGPGQTDAEPLFGGPGAAWPILRLVEEVPRDSLTPHRRVKRVKRAGFDRTIDPGYEYQNGTEDGKERFPVWDDAKGEPLVDS; translated from the exons ATGAAATCCGCCGCGAGCTTTGTGCTACTTTTGCTTTGCTTGTGCATCTGCCTTATCGGCGGGCCGGGGCAAACGGACGCCGAGCCGCTGTTTGGTGGCCCCGGTGCTGCTTGGCCAATTCTACGTCTAGTCGAG GAGGTGCCACGGGACTCGCTCACACCTCATAGGCGTGTGAAGCGTGTCAAGCGAGCTGGCTTTGATCGCACAATCGACCCGGGATATGAATACCAAAACGGCACCGAGGACGGTAAGGAACGCTTTCCTGTGTGGGACGATGCGAAGGGAGAGCCACTAGTGGATTCATAA